Proteins encoded within one genomic window of Triticum aestivum cultivar Chinese Spring chromosome 2D, IWGSC CS RefSeq v2.1, whole genome shotgun sequence:
- the LOC123053930 gene encoding WD repeat-containing protein 44 isoform X2 yields the protein MSGGEEEEDEDEEVFYESRDRVLSSSGSSTSASDDDDHAQQQQRRRRDAHPPAAAAATAALDLWTSQPAPVQERRRRLLQTMGLAGDPSLARLEMGRSVSYDGPVPVPPPTLSPMPRSRSDGAVPASTKPPRGGRTSSGSSEAMPEDEADPRCLIRNLDDGTEFVVKEEFELREVGTGRQLTLEQFQLCVGRSPIVQELMRRQNIANHGASTPIHRSSSDSSNGAARPRRRISWLRTIRHVAGSMVAGSRDRRSSDEKDASSEKGGRRSSSATDDSQDSAGAVHHGPERIKVRLYGKSYKELSGLFMNQEVRAHDGSIWSIKFSPDGRYLASAGVDCVIHVWEVLEFERRREENGVSNPFVAVMCNGSPEPTLALATVDGSHWDKKLRARVSQCRKSSSSDRLMVPEHVFGLSEKPVKTFEGHSEDVLDLCWSKSQYLLSSSMDKTVKLWDMSSVSCLKTFSHCDYVTCIQFNPVDDRYFISGSLDEKVRIWSIPKREIVDWHDLHEMVTAACYTPDGQSALVGSHKGSCHLYDTSDNKLIQKKQIDLQTKKKKSRQKKITGFQFLPGSSSKVLITSADSRIRVIDDFELVHKFKGFRNTNSQISACYAARGRYVISASENSHVYVWRNDDSPEQRSSSSKGVVSVANSYEYFYCRDVTVAAALPSTAGSAATSRTNSRRKHQELDCVSEYPLPHAGDGDSSDFQRQQSRNDLSNGSNHSGGDRASATWPEELMTPTKQSPRSSTSLPDGDGAGQAPSRSAWGMAIATAGSGGQIRILQNFGFPVRV from the exons AtgagcggcggcgaggaggaggaggacgaggacgaggaggtgTTCTACGAGTCGCGGGACCGGGtcctctcctcctccggctcctccaCCTCCGCCTCGGACGACGATGACCacgcgcagcagcagcagcgacgccGACGGGACGCCCACCCGCCTGCGGCGGCCGCGGCAACGGCGGCGCTCGACCTGTGGACGTCGCAGCCGGCGCCCGTGCAGGAGCGCCGCAGGAGGCTCCTCCAGACGATGGGGCTCGCCGGGGACCCCTCCCTCGCGCGCCTCGAGATGGGCCGATCGGTCTCCTACgacgggcccgtccccgtcccccCGCCCACGCTCTCGCccatgccccgatccagatcggacggCGCCGTGCCAGCCTCCACCAAGCCGCCGAGAGGGGGCCGCACGTCGTCGGGCTCCTCCGAGGCCATGCCGGAGGACGAGGCGGACCCCAGGTGCCTAATCCGGAACCTCGACGACGGCACCGAGTTCGTCGTCAAGGAAGAGTTTGAGCTCCGCGAGGTCGGCACGGGCCGCCAGCTCACCCTGGAGCAGTTCCAGCTCTGCGTCGGCCGCTCCCCCATCGTGCAGGAGCTCATGCGCCGCCAGAACATTGCAAACCACGGCGCCTCCACTCCCATCCACAGGTCCAGCTCCGACTCCAGCAACGGCGCGGCCCGGCCCAGGCGCCGCATTAGCTGGCTTCGTACCATCCGCCACGTCGCTGGCTCTATGGTGGCCGGCTCCCGTGACCGCCGAAGCAGCGACGAGAAGGACGCGTCATCGGAGAAGGGCGGACGCCGGTCCAGCTCAGCCACGGATGACAGCCAGGATAGTGCCGGCGCCGTGCACCATGGCCCAGAGCGCATTAAGGTGCGGCTGTACGGCAAGTCGTACAAGGAGCTCAGTGGGCTGTTCATGAACCAGGAGGTACGGGCGCACGACGGGTCTATCTGGAGTATCAAGTTTAGCCCCGATGGGCGCTACCTTGCAAGTGCTGGGGTGGACTGTGTGATCCATGTCTGGGAAGTGTTGGAGTTTGAAAGGAGACGAGAGGAGAATGGGGTGTCTAATCCATTTGTTGCAGTGATGTGCAATGGTTCGCCAGAGCCGACATTGGCCTTGGCCACTGTGGATGGGAGCCATTGGGATAAGAAACTCCGGGCGAGGGTCTCGCAATGTCGGAAATCAAGTAGCTCAGACCGGTTGATGGTGCCAGAGCATGTGTTTGGACTGTCGGAAAAACCGGTCAAAACTTTTGAGGGGCATTCAGAGGATGTTCTTGATCTATGCTGGTCCAAGTCACag TACTTGCTTTCGTCTTCAATGGACAAAACAGTAAAGTTATGGGACATGTCAAGTGTATCATGTTTGAAAACGTTCTCACACTGTGACTATG TGACATGCATCCAGTTCAACCCTGTCGATGATAGATACTTCATTAGTGGTTCTCTCGATGAAAAGGTCCGCATCTGGAGCATTCCAAAACGTGAAATTGTTGATTGGCATGATCTGCATGAAATGGTCACTGCTGCTTGCTATACCCCTGATGGACAG AGTGCGTTAGTTGGTTCCCACAAGGGCAGCTGTCATCTTTATGACACAtcgg ATAATAAGCTTATCCAAAAGAAACAAATTGACTTGCAAACTAAAAAGAAGAAGTCCCGCCAGAAGAAGATCACTGGATTTCAG TTCCTTCCAGGCAGTTCTTCGAAGGTGCTCATCACATCTGCCGATTCACGGATCCGAGTTATTGATGATTTTGAACTAGTTCACAAATTTAAAG GTTTCCGAAACACCAACAGCCAAATCTCAGCTTGCTACGCTGCAAGAGGCAGATACGTGATCTCAGCAAGCGAGAACTCCCATGTGTACGTGTGGAGAAACGACGACAGCCCTGAgcaaagaagcagcagcagcaagggcgtcGTGTCTGTCGCAAACTCCTACGAGTACTTCTACTGCCGGGACGTGACGGTGGCCGCTGCCTTGCCATCCACGGCGGGGTCAGCGGCGACGTCCCGGACCAACTCCAGGAGGAAGCACCAGGAGCTGGATTGTGTGTCCGAGTATCCTCTGCCGCACGCAGGAGACGGAGATTCCTCTGATTTCCAGCGGCAGCAGAGCCGCAATGACCTAAGCAACGGTTCGAACCACAGCGGCGGTGACAGAGCGTCTGCGACCTGGCCCGAGGAGCTCATGACGCCGACGAAACAGAGCCCGCGGTCCAGCACCAGTCTCCCCGACGGTGACGGTGCCGGGCAGGCTCCAAGCCGGTCGGCCTGGGGCATGGCCATCGCCACGGCAGGCAGCGGGGGTCAAATCAGGATACTCCAGAATTTTGGGTTTCCCGTCAGAGTATAG
- the LOC123053930 gene encoding WD repeat-containing protein 44 isoform X1 has product MSGGEEEEDEDEEVFYESRDRVLSSSGSSTSASDDDDHAQQQQRRRRDAHPPAAAAATAALDLWTSQPAPVQERRRRLLQTMGLAGDPSLARLEMGRSVSYDGPVPVPPPTLSPMPRSRSDGAVPASTKPPRGGRTSSGSSEAMPEDEADPRCLIRNLDDGTEFVVKEEFELREVGTGRQLTLEQFQLCVGRSPIVQELMRRQNIANHGASTPIHRSSSDSSNGAARPRRRISWLRTIRHVAGSMVAGSRDRRSSDEKDASSEKGGRRSSSATDDSQDSAGAVHHGPERIKVRLYGKSYKELSGLFMNQEVRAHDGSIWSIKFSPDGRYLASAGVDCVIHVWEVLEFERRREENGVSNPFVAVMCNGSPEPTLALATVDGSHWDKKLRARVSQCRKSSSSDRLMVPEHVFGLSEKPVKTFEGHSEDVLDLCWSKSQYLLSSSMDKTVKLWDMSSVSCLKTFSHCDYVTCIQFNPVDDRYFISGSLDEKVRIWSIPKREIVDWHDLHEMVTAACYTPDGQSALVGSHKGSCHLYDTSDNKLIQKKQIDLQTKKKKSRQKKITGFQLLEQFLPGSSSKVLITSADSRIRVIDDFELVHKFKGFRNTNSQISACYAARGRYVISASENSHVYVWRNDDSPEQRSSSSKGVVSVANSYEYFYCRDVTVAAALPSTAGSAATSRTNSRRKHQELDCVSEYPLPHAGDGDSSDFQRQQSRNDLSNGSNHSGGDRASATWPEELMTPTKQSPRSSTSLPDGDGAGQAPSRSAWGMAIATAGSGGQIRILQNFGFPVRV; this is encoded by the exons AtgagcggcggcgaggaggaggaggacgaggacgaggaggtgTTCTACGAGTCGCGGGACCGGGtcctctcctcctccggctcctccaCCTCCGCCTCGGACGACGATGACCacgcgcagcagcagcagcgacgccGACGGGACGCCCACCCGCCTGCGGCGGCCGCGGCAACGGCGGCGCTCGACCTGTGGACGTCGCAGCCGGCGCCCGTGCAGGAGCGCCGCAGGAGGCTCCTCCAGACGATGGGGCTCGCCGGGGACCCCTCCCTCGCGCGCCTCGAGATGGGCCGATCGGTCTCCTACgacgggcccgtccccgtcccccCGCCCACGCTCTCGCccatgccccgatccagatcggacggCGCCGTGCCAGCCTCCACCAAGCCGCCGAGAGGGGGCCGCACGTCGTCGGGCTCCTCCGAGGCCATGCCGGAGGACGAGGCGGACCCCAGGTGCCTAATCCGGAACCTCGACGACGGCACCGAGTTCGTCGTCAAGGAAGAGTTTGAGCTCCGCGAGGTCGGCACGGGCCGCCAGCTCACCCTGGAGCAGTTCCAGCTCTGCGTCGGCCGCTCCCCCATCGTGCAGGAGCTCATGCGCCGCCAGAACATTGCAAACCACGGCGCCTCCACTCCCATCCACAGGTCCAGCTCCGACTCCAGCAACGGCGCGGCCCGGCCCAGGCGCCGCATTAGCTGGCTTCGTACCATCCGCCACGTCGCTGGCTCTATGGTGGCCGGCTCCCGTGACCGCCGAAGCAGCGACGAGAAGGACGCGTCATCGGAGAAGGGCGGACGCCGGTCCAGCTCAGCCACGGATGACAGCCAGGATAGTGCCGGCGCCGTGCACCATGGCCCAGAGCGCATTAAGGTGCGGCTGTACGGCAAGTCGTACAAGGAGCTCAGTGGGCTGTTCATGAACCAGGAGGTACGGGCGCACGACGGGTCTATCTGGAGTATCAAGTTTAGCCCCGATGGGCGCTACCTTGCAAGTGCTGGGGTGGACTGTGTGATCCATGTCTGGGAAGTGTTGGAGTTTGAAAGGAGACGAGAGGAGAATGGGGTGTCTAATCCATTTGTTGCAGTGATGTGCAATGGTTCGCCAGAGCCGACATTGGCCTTGGCCACTGTGGATGGGAGCCATTGGGATAAGAAACTCCGGGCGAGGGTCTCGCAATGTCGGAAATCAAGTAGCTCAGACCGGTTGATGGTGCCAGAGCATGTGTTTGGACTGTCGGAAAAACCGGTCAAAACTTTTGAGGGGCATTCAGAGGATGTTCTTGATCTATGCTGGTCCAAGTCACag TACTTGCTTTCGTCTTCAATGGACAAAACAGTAAAGTTATGGGACATGTCAAGTGTATCATGTTTGAAAACGTTCTCACACTGTGACTATG TGACATGCATCCAGTTCAACCCTGTCGATGATAGATACTTCATTAGTGGTTCTCTCGATGAAAAGGTCCGCATCTGGAGCATTCCAAAACGTGAAATTGTTGATTGGCATGATCTGCATGAAATGGTCACTGCTGCTTGCTATACCCCTGATGGACAG AGTGCGTTAGTTGGTTCCCACAAGGGCAGCTGTCATCTTTATGACACAtcgg ATAATAAGCTTATCCAAAAGAAACAAATTGACTTGCAAACTAAAAAGAAGAAGTCCCGCCAGAAGAAGATCACTGGATTTCAG TTACTTGAACAGTTCCTTCCAGGCAGTTCTTCGAAGGTGCTCATCACATCTGCCGATTCACGGATCCGAGTTATTGATGATTTTGAACTAGTTCACAAATTTAAAG GTTTCCGAAACACCAACAGCCAAATCTCAGCTTGCTACGCTGCAAGAGGCAGATACGTGATCTCAGCAAGCGAGAACTCCCATGTGTACGTGTGGAGAAACGACGACAGCCCTGAgcaaagaagcagcagcagcaagggcgtcGTGTCTGTCGCAAACTCCTACGAGTACTTCTACTGCCGGGACGTGACGGTGGCCGCTGCCTTGCCATCCACGGCGGGGTCAGCGGCGACGTCCCGGACCAACTCCAGGAGGAAGCACCAGGAGCTGGATTGTGTGTCCGAGTATCCTCTGCCGCACGCAGGAGACGGAGATTCCTCTGATTTCCAGCGGCAGCAGAGCCGCAATGACCTAAGCAACGGTTCGAACCACAGCGGCGGTGACAGAGCGTCTGCGACCTGGCCCGAGGAGCTCATGACGCCGACGAAACAGAGCCCGCGGTCCAGCACCAGTCTCCCCGACGGTGACGGTGCCGGGCAGGCTCCAAGCCGGTCGGCCTGGGGCATGGCCATCGCCACGGCAGGCAGCGGGGGTCAAATCAGGATACTCCAGAATTTTGGGTTTCCCGTCAGAGTATAG